From Salinibacterium sp. ZJ450, one genomic window encodes:
- the pcaH gene encoding protocatechuate 3,4-dioxygenase subunit beta: MSLSSQQEITDEIRARHAEYAAAIAAGAPEQTQPDIGFAPYRSSILRHPTKNPKLVDPETIELFSPTYGQRDIADVESDLTIQHAGEPLGERMVVTGRVLDGDGRPVRNQLIEVWQANAAGRYIHQRDQHPAPLDPNFTGAGRCITNDAGEYRFTTIKPGAYPWKNHHNAWRPAHIHFSIFGSAFTQRIVTQMYFPGDPLFPLDPIYNSILDQKARDRLIATYDHDLTSPEWSLGYRWDIVLTGTQRTWSEPEGAE, encoded by the coding sequence ATGTCACTGTCCAGCCAGCAAGAGATCACCGACGAGATCCGCGCGCGGCACGCCGAATACGCCGCCGCGATCGCGGCAGGGGCGCCGGAGCAGACGCAGCCCGACATCGGCTTCGCACCATACCGGTCGAGCATCCTGCGCCACCCCACCAAAAACCCGAAGCTGGTCGACCCCGAGACGATCGAGCTGTTCTCCCCCACCTACGGGCAGCGTGACATCGCCGACGTCGAATCCGACCTCACCATCCAGCACGCCGGCGAGCCGCTCGGCGAGCGGATGGTCGTCACCGGACGTGTCCTGGACGGCGACGGCCGCCCGGTGCGCAACCAGCTCATCGAGGTGTGGCAGGCCAACGCGGCCGGCCGGTACATCCACCAGCGCGACCAGCATCCGGCACCCCTCGACCCCAACTTCACCGGGGCCGGCCGCTGCATCACCAACGACGCCGGCGAGTACCGATTCACCACCATCAAACCGGGCGCCTACCCGTGGAAGAACCACCACAACGCGTGGCGGCCCGCGCACATCCACTTCTCCATCTTCGGCTCCGCGTTCACGCAGCGGATCGTCACCCAGATGTATTTCCCGGGCGACCCGCTGTTCCCGCTCGACCCGATCTACAACTCGATCCTGGATCAGAAGGCGCGCGACCGGCTGATCGCTACCTACGACCACGACCTCACCAGCCCGGAATGGTCGCTGGGGTACCGTTGGGACATCGTGCTGACCGGCACGCAGAGAACCTGGTCAGAGCCGGAAGGAGCCGAATAA
- a CDS encoding 3-oxoacid CoA-transferase subunit A, with protein sequence MLSKLTPSVADALADIPDGATIMIGGFGRAGQPVELIDQLLAQGATGLTVINNNAGNGDTGLAALLAAGRVSKIVCSFPRQTDSHVFDGLYRAGKIELELVPQGNLAERIRAAGSGIGAFFTPTGFGTTLAEGKETRVIDGRNYVLEYPIRADYTLISAFRADQLGNLTYRKTSRNFGPVMAAAADVTIAQVDRVVEVGELDPEAVITPGIFVSRVVEVGDRAWIAGADVAVELEGAEA encoded by the coding sequence ATGCTGTCAAAGCTGACACCGAGCGTGGCGGATGCCCTGGCCGACATTCCCGATGGTGCCACTATCATGATCGGCGGTTTCGGCCGCGCCGGCCAGCCGGTCGAGCTGATTGATCAGCTGCTCGCTCAGGGCGCGACGGGCCTCACCGTGATCAACAACAACGCCGGAAACGGCGACACCGGACTCGCGGCGCTGCTCGCGGCCGGCCGGGTGAGCAAGATCGTCTGCTCCTTCCCGCGACAGACCGACTCCCACGTCTTCGATGGGCTGTACCGAGCGGGCAAGATCGAGCTCGAACTGGTGCCGCAGGGCAACCTGGCCGAACGCATCCGGGCCGCCGGATCCGGCATTGGCGCGTTTTTCACCCCCACCGGTTTCGGCACCACCCTGGCCGAAGGCAAGGAGACACGCGTCATCGACGGGCGCAACTACGTGCTCGAGTACCCGATCCGCGCCGACTACACACTGATCAGCGCCTTCCGCGCCGACCAGCTGGGCAACCTCACCTATCGCAAGACCAGTCGTAACTTCGGGCCGGTGATGGCCGCCGCCGCAGACGTGACCATCGCCCAGGTCGACCGCGTGGTCGAGGTTGGCGAACTCGACCCGGAAGCCGTGATCACCCCCGGCATCTTCGTCAGCCGTGTGGTCGAGGTCGGCGACCGCGCCTGGATCGCCGGGGCGGACGTCGCCGTTGAGCTCGAGGGAGCCGAAGCATGA
- a CDS encoding ROK family transcriptional regulator, which yields MGDFNQSVILDAVRRSPDGCSRVDLIDATGLSAQTVSNIARRLLDSGLIVEAGKSGTGPGKPRTILRLNPAGMYAAGVHIDPAVLTCVLLDLTGRVVEHSVRPTPVGQDPQQVVASIQTELEQIISRSAVPREKIVGVGVAAPGPVEIDEGMVIDPPLLLGWHRVPLRDWLARLTGLPVFVDKDVTAAAVAEAWAGGDTGAGSFVFYYVGTGIGAGVVLRDEVERGSSGNAGEIGHIIVDPSGPPCSCGARGCVAVTCTPQALVAEAERRGVLPDTRLSSAASDVAVQFSRLCDLADLGNTAALDIIEQSARRTARAISVMTNMLDVDRVVIGGPYWRRLSAYYLRRVPVLLDELSVTRSIRAVPLVGTGVGDDVGAIGAACLVLERTLSPSATRLLLEG from the coding sequence ATGGGCGACTTCAACCAGTCGGTCATTCTGGACGCCGTACGCCGGTCGCCGGACGGATGCTCGCGCGTTGATCTGATCGACGCCACCGGCCTGTCCGCGCAGACCGTGTCGAACATCGCCAGACGGCTGCTTGATTCCGGTCTTATCGTCGAGGCAGGAAAATCCGGCACAGGACCGGGCAAGCCACGGACGATCCTGCGCCTGAATCCGGCTGGCATGTATGCAGCGGGAGTGCACATCGACCCGGCGGTATTGACCTGCGTGCTCCTTGACCTCACTGGACGGGTCGTTGAGCACTCGGTGCGCCCCACGCCGGTCGGGCAAGACCCGCAGCAGGTTGTGGCCAGCATCCAGACCGAGCTGGAGCAGATCATCAGTCGTTCGGCGGTTCCCCGCGAGAAGATCGTCGGCGTCGGGGTGGCCGCCCCCGGTCCAGTGGAGATCGACGAGGGAATGGTCATCGACCCTCCGCTGTTGCTCGGCTGGCATCGTGTTCCGCTGCGCGACTGGCTCGCCCGCCTGACCGGACTGCCCGTGTTCGTCGACAAGGACGTGACGGCCGCCGCCGTCGCAGAGGCCTGGGCGGGCGGGGACACCGGTGCCGGCAGCTTCGTCTTCTACTACGTCGGTACCGGTATCGGTGCCGGAGTGGTGCTGCGCGACGAGGTGGAGCGAGGCTCGTCCGGAAACGCCGGGGAGATCGGCCATATCATCGTCGACCCATCCGGTCCGCCCTGCTCCTGCGGGGCCCGAGGCTGCGTCGCGGTCACCTGCACCCCTCAGGCGCTCGTGGCCGAGGCCGAACGGCGCGGCGTTCTGCCCGACACGCGGCTGAGCAGTGCTGCCAGCGACGTCGCCGTGCAATTCAGCCGACTGTGCGACCTGGCGGACCTCGGCAACACGGCGGCGCTAGACATTATCGAGCAATCGGCACGGCGCACCGCCAGAGCGATCTCGGTCATGACCAACATGCTCGACGTCGACCGTGTGGTGATTGGCGGCCCCTACTGGAGGCGTCTCAGTGCGTATTACCTCAGGCGGGTGCCCGTGCTGCTCGACGAGCTCAGTGTCACGCGGTCGATTCGCGCGGTGCCGCTCGTCGGCACAGGCGTCGGTGATGACGTCGGCGCGATCGGAGCGGCCTGCCTGGTGCTGGAACGGACGCTCTCCCCCTCCGCAACCAGGCTGCTCCTCGAGGGATGA
- a CDS encoding 3-oxoacid CoA-transferase subunit B — MTGINRTELAARIAADIPVGAYVNLGIGAPTLVADHLPAERNITLHTENGMLGMGPAAEGSEIDPDLINAGKIPVTELPGASYFHHADSFGMMRGGHLDVCVLGAFQVSVGGDLANWHTGAPDAIPAVGGAMDLAIGAKSVWVMMDLLTRDGVAKLVEACAYPLTGVACVNRVYTDLAVFAVGPDGASVIETFGDTTIDDLRELTGLALTE, encoded by the coding sequence ATGACCGGAATCAACCGCACCGAGCTCGCTGCCCGTATCGCCGCCGACATCCCCGTCGGTGCTTATGTGAACCTCGGCATCGGCGCGCCAACGCTCGTCGCCGATCACCTGCCCGCGGAGCGCAACATCACGCTGCACACCGAGAACGGCATGCTCGGGATGGGGCCGGCGGCCGAAGGCTCCGAGATCGACCCCGACCTGATCAACGCGGGCAAGATTCCGGTCACCGAGCTGCCCGGCGCCTCATACTTCCACCACGCCGACTCGTTCGGCATGATGCGCGGCGGTCACCTCGACGTCTGCGTGCTCGGTGCCTTCCAGGTGTCCGTCGGCGGCGACCTGGCCAACTGGCACACCGGTGCCCCCGACGCGATTCCCGCGGTCGGCGGCGCGATGGACCTGGCTATCGGCGCGAAGAGCGTCTGGGTGATGATGGACCTGCTCACCCGCGACGGCGTCGCCAAGCTGGTCGAGGCCTGCGCCTATCCCCTCACCGGAGTCGCCTGCGTGAACCGCGTGTACACCGACCTCGCCGTATTCGCGGTGGGCCCTGACGGTGCATCCGTCATCGAGACCTTCGGCGACACCACCATCGACGACTTGCGCGAGC
- a CDS encoding RNA methyltransferase, with protein MPVIEISDLADPRLVDYAHLTDVALKKARSSEHGLYLAESLLVLERAIRAGHRPRSVLALGGSVDDALAATEGFDIPIFVGPGELLAELTGYILHRGLIASMHRPALPDPAELLRDAQRVVVLENVVDPTNVGAIFRSVAGIGADAVLVTPRCSDPFYRRAIRVSMGTVLQVPWTRVGDWPSTRELLTASGFHVAALALTDDAVSLREFAASAPEKVALVLGAEGEGLTDAAIQAADTIVQIPMRHGIDSLNVATASAVAMYALAL; from the coding sequence ATGCCCGTCATCGAGATCAGCGACCTGGCCGACCCGCGACTCGTCGACTACGCGCACCTCACCGACGTCGCCCTGAAGAAGGCGCGGTCCAGTGAGCACGGGCTCTACCTTGCCGAGTCGCTGCTGGTGTTGGAGCGGGCGATCCGCGCCGGGCATCGGCCGCGTTCGGTGCTTGCGCTCGGCGGGTCGGTCGACGACGCGCTCGCCGCCACCGAGGGATTCGACATCCCGATCTTCGTCGGCCCCGGCGAGCTGCTCGCCGAGCTGACCGGTTACATCCTGCACCGCGGACTGATCGCCTCGATGCACCGGCCGGCGCTGCCCGACCCGGCCGAGCTGCTGCGCGACGCCCAACGCGTGGTGGTGCTCGAGAACGTGGTCGACCCCACCAACGTGGGCGCCATCTTCCGCTCGGTGGCTGGCATCGGTGCCGACGCGGTGCTGGTCACGCCGCGCTGCTCCGACCCGTTCTACCGGCGGGCGATCCGGGTCAGCATGGGCACGGTGCTGCAGGTGCCGTGGACCCGCGTGGGCGACTGGCCGTCCACCCGGGAGCTTCTGACGGCATCCGGCTTCCACGTCGCCGCGCTGGCGCTGACCGACGACGCCGTGTCGCTGCGCGAGTTCGCGGCATCCGCACCCGAGAAGGTGGCGTTGGTGCTCGGGGCCGAGGGCGAGGGATTGACGGATGCCGCAATCCAGGCCGCCGACACGATCGTGCAGATCCCGATGCGGCACGGCATCGACAGCCTGAACGTGGCGACGGCATCAGCGGTCGCGATGTACGCGCTCGCGCTGTAA
- a CDS encoding carbohydrate ABC transporter permease has protein sequence MTATVTTVSREASESPRGNRNPRGGIRIRARGLRMLPLLPSVLLLALFLAGPILWSFYISFTDTALTGRAAKSPSFVGLENYADLLSDPDFPLSLWLTVVFVVASAVIGQNLLGLGIALLQDRVNRVSRAVISTIVVAAWVLPEIVAAFAAYAYFAKDGTLNQLLGAVGISGPNWLFDFPMLAIVLANIWRGTAFSMMIYQAALNDVPPEITEAAVIDGANGFQKLIFVTIPMIRGSIATNLMLITLQTLAVFTLIWVMTQGGPGMASSTLPVLAYQEAFKFQQIGYGAAIAVVMLLIGAVFSVVYIRALRPGRDA, from the coding sequence GTGACTGCAACTGTCACGACCGTTAGTCGGGAAGCATCCGAGTCGCCGCGAGGGAACCGCAACCCTCGCGGCGGCATCCGGATCCGGGCCAGGGGCCTGCGGATGCTTCCGCTCCTGCCGTCGGTTCTGCTGCTCGCGCTTTTCCTCGCAGGGCCGATCCTCTGGTCGTTCTACATCTCGTTCACCGATACGGCGCTCACCGGACGTGCCGCGAAGAGTCCCTCCTTCGTGGGGCTGGAGAACTACGCCGATCTGCTGAGCGACCCGGACTTTCCGCTCTCGCTCTGGCTCACCGTCGTCTTTGTGGTGGCGTCGGCCGTCATCGGGCAGAACCTGCTCGGACTCGGCATCGCCCTTCTGCAGGATCGAGTGAATCGAGTCAGCAGAGCCGTGATCAGCACGATCGTCGTCGCCGCGTGGGTGCTGCCCGAGATCGTGGCCGCGTTCGCCGCATACGCATACTTCGCGAAGGATGGCACGCTCAACCAGCTACTCGGCGCGGTGGGCATCAGCGGGCCGAACTGGTTGTTCGACTTCCCGATGCTCGCGATCGTGCTCGCAAACATCTGGCGCGGGACCGCCTTCTCGATGATGATCTACCAAGCCGCGCTCAATGACGTCCCGCCGGAGATCACGGAGGCGGCGGTGATCGACGGGGCCAACGGATTCCAGAAGCTCATCTTCGTGACCATTCCGATGATCCGTGGCAGCATCGCCACGAACTTGATGCTGATCACTCTGCAGACACTCGCGGTCTTTACGCTCATCTGGGTCATGACGCAGGGTGGGCCGGGAATGGCGAGTTCGACGCTGCCGGTGCTCGCCTACCAAGAGGCGTTCAAGTTCCAACAGATCGGTTATGGCGCCGCGATCGCCGTGGTGATGCTGCTCATCGGTGCGGTCTTCTCCGTCGTCTACATCCGAGCGCTCCGACCGGGGAGGGACGCATGA
- the pcaC gene encoding 4-carboxymuconolactone decarboxylase, producing the protein MTDLSDSARYDQGMSVRRQVLGDAHVDRANAAITPDTTDFQNFITRTAWGDVWSRPGLDRRSRSISVLSSLVAHGHDEELAMHIRAAITNGLTREEIGEIFLQTAIYSGVPAANTAFRILQQTLPQPGADGAAE; encoded by the coding sequence ATGACAGACCTCTCAGACTCCGCCCGCTACGACCAGGGGATGTCGGTGCGCCGACAGGTGCTCGGAGATGCCCACGTCGATCGCGCCAATGCTGCCATCACACCGGACACCACCGACTTTCAGAACTTCATCACCCGCACCGCGTGGGGTGACGTGTGGTCGCGTCCCGGGCTCGACCGCCGCAGCCGCAGCATCAGCGTGTTGTCCTCGCTGGTCGCGCACGGCCACGACGAGGAACTGGCCATGCACATCAGGGCGGCGATCACCAACGGGCTGACCCGTGAGGAGATCGGTGAGATCTTCCTGCAGACCGCGATCTACTCCGGGGTGCCCGCGGCCAACACCGCGTTCCGTATCCTGCAGCAGACGCTCCCGCAGCCCGGCGCGGACGGCGCCGCGGAGTAA
- a CDS encoding extracellular solute-binding protein, with protein sequence MQRRRVITGIVTAAAAVLAVVGCSTDSGGDSDSIRIVYQKTDGFVALDELFKAVKPVFEKETGITVELEPIVADESDYATKLALMLQSPDTAPDVFYEDTFKLRSDVDAGYVLNLDDHLADWEDWSQFNEGAKEAGRADDGSIYAVPLGTDTRGIWYSKPVLEQAGVALPWEPKSWEEILDTARKVKQAVPDKVAFNVYAGKPAGEGSVMQGFGMLMYGTGDTLYDADSQKWVTGSQGFIDSLGFIETLFSEGLAPAPDVALDGSMWQTLFGEWFPNGNIAGTIEGSWSPSFWKDGGSYEWAEYVDDIGVAAFPTQDGGGPGAVSLSGGWTLAVGAESKNPDAAFDFLAMALSKDNSLTYNITNSQIAVRTDVAEDPEYLESNPFIGFFTELVTYTHFRPATADYPQISAEIQAATEAVMTGQMSPEEAAAAYDKAVVGIVGDDRVTQ encoded by the coding sequence ATGCAGCGCAGACGTGTCATCACTGGGATCGTTACAGCGGCAGCGGCGGTTCTTGCCGTCGTTGGCTGCAGCACCGACAGCGGGGGCGACTCCGACAGCATCCGGATCGTCTACCAGAAGACCGACGGCTTCGTCGCTCTCGATGAACTGTTCAAGGCGGTCAAGCCCGTGTTCGAGAAGGAGACCGGCATCACGGTCGAACTCGAGCCGATCGTGGCGGATGAGAGCGACTACGCCACCAAGCTCGCCCTGATGCTGCAAAGCCCCGATACCGCCCCCGACGTCTTCTATGAAGACACCTTCAAGCTGCGCAGCGACGTGGACGCGGGCTACGTTCTGAACCTCGATGACCATCTCGCCGACTGGGAGGACTGGTCGCAATTCAACGAGGGAGCGAAGGAAGCCGGCCGCGCCGACGACGGCAGTATCTATGCCGTTCCCCTCGGCACCGACACCCGCGGCATCTGGTACTCGAAGCCGGTGCTGGAGCAGGCGGGCGTCGCCCTGCCATGGGAACCCAAGAGCTGGGAGGAGATCCTGGACACGGCCCGCAAGGTCAAACAGGCGGTTCCGGACAAGGTGGCGTTCAACGTCTACGCGGGCAAGCCCGCCGGTGAAGGCTCCGTGATGCAGGGCTTTGGCATGCTGATGTACGGCACGGGTGACACCCTCTACGACGCTGACTCGCAGAAGTGGGTCACCGGTTCTCAGGGCTTCATCGACTCGCTCGGGTTCATCGAGACGCTGTTCAGCGAGGGACTCGCACCTGCTCCGGATGTCGCGCTGGACGGTTCCATGTGGCAGACGTTGTTCGGCGAGTGGTTCCCGAATGGGAACATCGCCGGGACGATCGAGGGCTCCTGGTCGCCGTCGTTCTGGAAGGACGGCGGCTCGTACGAATGGGCAGAGTACGTCGACGACATCGGCGTCGCGGCTTTCCCCACCCAGGATGGCGGCGGGCCGGGAGCGGTTAGCCTCTCGGGAGGTTGGACGCTCGCGGTGGGGGCAGAGAGCAAGAACCCGGATGCCGCGTTCGACTTCCTCGCGATGGCGCTGAGCAAGGACAACTCGCTCACCTACAACATCACGAACTCCCAGATCGCCGTGCGCACCGACGTTGCGGAAGACCCGGAGTACTTGGAGTCGAACCCGTTCATCGGATTCTTCACCGAGCTCGTCACCTACACCCATTTCCGACCGGCAACAGCGGACTACCCCCAGATCTCGGCAGAGATCCAGGCGGCGACCGAGGCGGTCATGACCGGGCAGATGTCGCCAGAGGAAGCGGCCGCCGCTTATGACAAGGCGGTCGTCGGGATCGTCGGTGACGACAGGGTCACCCAGTAG
- a CDS encoding lyase family protein has protein sequence MPSTDDGDFGLLSPVWAGTAVVPLTSDQAVIRAMIDVEIALAQVQAPQNAADAIEAALRGADIHPEHLAVASRGGGNPVIPLLAELRPLIEPDAAIWLHRGATSQDILDTALVIVARDAALLTVVQAHTIAESLIELAGAHVDTLMVGRTITQHATPTTFGLKAAGWLSAVVAAERQLAAAVTALPVQLGGSSGTLASFIELHGDAQPIVGSLAEILDLAEPTLPWHVHRAPLTTLGDALVQLSDALGTIAANVALLARSEIRELSEPVRAGGGGSSAMPHKQNPVLATLISAAALRAPSLAADLHRAAVTVDERPPGAWHSEWSTLRELLRTVGGQAETARELVAGLGVNVQRMRQHVDASANVLVSERLMLRLAPLIGKKAVQQIVDTAVSSGRDIRSILRDEVTLADWSDDNLAELADPAQYTGAAAELVARAIADAREDHA, from the coding sequence TTGCCTTCAACTGACGACGGCGACTTCGGCCTGCTCTCCCCGGTGTGGGCGGGCACGGCCGTCGTCCCGTTGACCAGCGACCAGGCCGTGATCCGCGCCATGATCGACGTCGAGATCGCCTTGGCTCAGGTGCAGGCCCCGCAGAACGCCGCCGACGCCATCGAGGCGGCGCTGCGCGGGGCCGACATCCACCCGGAACACCTGGCCGTGGCCTCCCGCGGCGGCGGCAACCCGGTGATTCCACTGCTTGCCGAGCTGCGGCCGCTGATCGAACCGGATGCCGCAATCTGGCTGCACCGCGGAGCCACCAGTCAGGACATCCTCGACACCGCGCTCGTCATCGTCGCCCGCGACGCTGCGCTGCTGACCGTGGTGCAGGCTCACACGATCGCCGAATCACTGATCGAGCTTGCCGGCGCGCACGTGGACACCCTGATGGTCGGCCGCACCATCACCCAGCACGCCACCCCGACCACGTTCGGGTTGAAGGCCGCCGGCTGGCTGAGCGCCGTGGTCGCCGCGGAACGGCAGCTGGCCGCCGCCGTCACCGCCTTACCGGTGCAACTCGGCGGCTCCTCCGGCACCCTCGCCTCCTTCATCGAGCTGCACGGTGACGCGCAGCCGATCGTCGGGTCACTGGCCGAAATCCTCGACCTCGCCGAGCCGACCCTGCCCTGGCACGTGCACCGGGCACCGCTCACCACCCTCGGCGACGCCCTGGTGCAACTCAGCGACGCGCTCGGCACCATCGCCGCGAACGTCGCACTGCTCGCCCGCAGCGAGATCCGCGAGCTGTCGGAACCGGTACGCGCGGGAGGTGGCGGCTCCTCGGCCATGCCGCACAAGCAGAACCCAGTGCTGGCAACGCTCATCTCCGCCGCCGCGCTGCGCGCCCCGTCACTGGCCGCCGACCTGCACCGCGCCGCGGTCACCGTCGACGAACGCCCGCCGGGCGCCTGGCACAGCGAATGGTCGACCCTGCGCGAGCTGCTGCGCACCGTGGGCGGCCAGGCCGAGACGGCGCGCGAACTCGTGGCGGGCCTCGGCGTGAACGTGCAACGGATGCGGCAGCACGTCGATGCCTCGGCGAATGTGTTGGTCAGCGAGCGGCTGATGCTGCGGCTGGCCCCGCTGATCGGCAAGAAGGCTGTGCAGCAGATCGTCGATACCGCGGTCAGCAGCGGCCGCGACATCCGCTCGATCCTGCGCGACGAGGTGACGCTGGCCGACTGGAGCGATGACAACCTCGCCGAGCTCGCCGACCCCGCCCAGTACACCGGTGCCGCCGCCGAATTGGTTGCGCGCGCCATCGCCGATGCCCGAGAGGACCACGCATGA
- the pcaG gene encoding protocatechuate 3,4-dioxygenase subunit alpha: protein MTTLQPTPGQTVGPFFHYGLEIERGNELVPPHTPDAVLLTGRVLDGNGDPLQDALVEIWQTDAAGKVPRGRAMLRRPSYIGTHPVRREGTEFTGFGRSATTAEGEYSFWTVNPGAAADGSAPFFAVAVFARGLMNKLHTRIYLPEASDAIASDALLSSLTDEERASLVASRDERGNLHHDIRLQGEKETIFLAFN from the coding sequence ATGACGACACTTCAGCCCACCCCTGGCCAGACCGTCGGCCCGTTCTTCCACTACGGACTCGAGATCGAACGCGGTAACGAACTCGTGCCGCCGCACACCCCCGACGCGGTGCTGCTGACCGGCCGGGTGCTCGATGGCAACGGCGACCCGCTGCAGGATGCCCTGGTCGAAATCTGGCAGACGGATGCCGCGGGCAAAGTGCCACGCGGACGCGCCATGCTGCGCCGTCCCTCCTACATCGGAACCCACCCGGTGCGCCGTGAGGGCACCGAGTTCACCGGTTTTGGCCGTTCGGCCACCACCGCCGAGGGCGAGTACTCGTTCTGGACGGTGAACCCTGGAGCAGCGGCCGATGGATCAGCCCCGTTCTTCGCCGTGGCCGTGTTCGCGCGCGGACTGATGAACAAGCTGCACACCCGCATCTACCTGCCAGAGGCATCCGACGCCATCGCCTCCGACGCGCTGCTGTCCTCGCTCACCGACGAGGAACGCGCCAGCCTGGTCGCCTCCCGCGACGAGCGCGGGAACCTTCATCACGACATCCGCCTTCAGGGTGAGAAGGAGACCATCTTCCTTGCCTTCAACTGA
- a CDS encoding IclR family transcriptional regulator, whose amino-acid sequence MAGGIGTPGDSVLGRAGRMLRAFGEDDGPLTLSELAARSRLPLPTAHRIAAELTQQGFLDRADGRFSIGTGLWELGQLAPVSLRLRHAAMPHLMRLYDATGENVHLAVLDGFEALYLERITGPRAVRLLSRVGGRHPLHTTGVGKALLTTRDDAWFSAYAAVPLERDTTFSITSHERLRADIRAARERGYAITRQEMTLGNVSIAAAVPDVAGLPPAAIGVVTHLERADEDRLSPLIVATARDIAAELR is encoded by the coding sequence ATGGCAGGTGGCATCGGCACGCCCGGCGACTCGGTGCTCGGACGGGCGGGCCGGATGCTGCGCGCATTCGGCGAAGACGACGGGCCGCTGACCCTGTCCGAGCTCGCCGCGCGCAGCCGGCTGCCGCTGCCGACCGCGCATCGCATCGCGGCCGAGCTCACGCAGCAGGGCTTCCTCGACCGCGCGGACGGCCGCTTCAGCATCGGCACCGGGCTGTGGGAACTCGGCCAGCTCGCCCCGGTCAGCCTCCGGCTGCGGCACGCGGCGATGCCGCACCTCATGCGGCTCTACGACGCCACCGGTGAGAACGTGCATCTCGCGGTGCTCGACGGGTTCGAGGCGCTGTACCTGGAGCGGATCACCGGCCCGCGCGCCGTCCGCCTGCTCAGCCGGGTGGGCGGGCGGCATCCGTTGCACACCACCGGGGTCGGCAAGGCGCTGCTCACCACCCGCGACGACGCGTGGTTCAGCGCATATGCCGCCGTACCGCTCGAGCGCGACACCACCTTCTCGATTACCAGCCACGAGCGGTTACGCGCCGACATCCGCGCCGCCCGTGAACGCGGTTACGCGATCACCCGCCAGGAGATGACGCTCGGCAACGTCTCGATCGCCGCGGCGGTTCCGGATGTCGCGGGGCTGCCGCCCGCCGCGATCGGGGTGGTGACCCATCTCGAGCGGGCCGACGAGGACCGGCTCTCCCCGCTGATCGTCGCGACGGCGCGGGACATCGCCGCCGAACTCCGGTAG
- a CDS encoding alpha/beta fold hydrolase: MTTPAITAVHTPGDGPTLVLGPSLGTSTAVWNPALPYLRGSFDLLAWDLPGHGESVAASAPFTVADLADAVIRCADEAGIDQFFYAGISLGGAVGLELALNYPTRLHGLAVICSAAKIGAVEAWHERAQAVRSLGTPHLVVPSATRWFAPGSIEAHPEITSRLLHDLSNADDRSYAFACEALAGFDVRDRLGEISTPVIAIAGLHDEVSPFRELEAISVAVQRGEVAEVVGASHLAPAEKPAEVATLLRDFFLKEH, translated from the coding sequence ATGACCACCCCCGCGATCACCGCCGTGCACACCCCAGGAGACGGGCCGACGCTGGTGCTCGGCCCGAGTCTCGGCACGTCGACCGCGGTCTGGAACCCGGCGCTGCCGTACCTGCGCGGCAGCTTCGACCTGCTCGCCTGGGACCTTCCCGGGCACGGTGAATCGGTCGCGGCATCCGCCCCGTTCACCGTCGCCGACCTCGCCGACGCGGTGATCCGGTGCGCGGATGAGGCCGGCATCGACCAGTTCTTCTACGCCGGGATCTCGCTCGGCGGCGCGGTGGGGCTCGAGCTGGCGCTGAACTACCCGACCCGCCTGCACGGGCTGGCTGTGATCTGCTCGGCGGCCAAGATCGGTGCCGTCGAGGCGTGGCACGAACGGGCGCAGGCGGTGCGCTCGCTCGGCACCCCGCACCTCGTGGTGCCCTCCGCCACCCGCTGGTTCGCGCCAGGCTCGATCGAGGCGCATCCGGAGATCACCAGCAGGCTGCTGCACGACCTGTCGAACGCCGATGACCGCAGCTACGCCTTCGCCTGCGAGGCGCTGGCCGGCTTCGACGTGCGCGACCGGCTCGGTGAGATCAGCACACCGGTGATCGCGATCGCCGGCCTGCACGACGAGGTGTCGCCGTTCCGTGAGCTGGAGGCGATCTCGGTCGCCGTGCAGCGCGGCGAGGTCGCCGAAGTGGTGGGCGCCTCACACCTGGCTCCCGCCGAGAAGCCCGCCGAGGTCGCCACGCTGCTGCGCGACTTCTTCCTGAAGGAACACTGA